In Mycetocola zhujimingii, one DNA window encodes the following:
- a CDS encoding O-acetylhomoserine aminocarboxypropyltransferase/cysteine synthase family protein codes for MADREYGFRTRAIHAGNIPDPVTGARALPIYQSTAFVFDDTSDAAARFALQKYGNIYSRLANPTVASFEERVASLEGGLGAVATASGLSAQYITFASLVGAGDHIVASANLYGGSITQLDVTLRRFGVETTFVQSSNPADYAAAITDKTKLIFAETIANPSGEIADIEGLADVAHAHGIPLVIDSTIATPYLNRPIEWGADIVTHSATKFLGGHGTTLGGVVVESGRFDWHSDKFPLFGQKVPSYGGLEWSGNFGEYAFLTRLRAEQLRDIGPALSATSAATLAQGIETLSYRMQAHVDNARTVATWLEQDPRIEAVYWAGLESHPHHARAEKYLPKGAGSVFSFVVKGGRAVGQKLIESVELASHVANIGDTKTLIIHPASTTHAQLTEQQLIDAGVLPGVLRLSVGIEDADDIIYDLDQALTRAVEA; via the coding sequence ATGGCAGATCGCGAGTATGGCTTCCGCACGCGTGCAATTCACGCTGGCAACATCCCTGACCCGGTGACAGGGGCGCGCGCGCTTCCGATCTACCAGTCCACAGCGTTCGTCTTCGACGACACATCGGATGCCGCTGCCCGCTTCGCACTGCAGAAGTACGGCAACATCTATTCGAGGCTGGCCAACCCGACTGTCGCGAGCTTCGAGGAGAGGGTGGCGAGCCTCGAGGGCGGACTCGGCGCCGTCGCGACGGCATCCGGCCTCTCCGCGCAGTACATCACCTTCGCGAGCCTGGTCGGCGCCGGAGACCACATCGTCGCGTCAGCCAACCTGTACGGCGGGTCGATCACCCAGCTCGACGTCACGCTCCGGCGATTCGGTGTGGAGACCACCTTTGTGCAGTCGTCGAACCCGGCCGACTACGCCGCCGCCATTACGGACAAAACGAAGCTCATCTTCGCCGAGACCATCGCCAACCCGTCGGGCGAGATCGCCGACATCGAGGGTCTCGCCGATGTCGCGCACGCCCACGGCATCCCGCTCGTCATCGATTCGACCATCGCCACCCCGTACCTCAACCGCCCGATCGAGTGGGGCGCAGACATCGTCACCCACTCGGCGACGAAGTTCCTCGGTGGGCACGGCACGACGCTCGGCGGAGTCGTCGTCGAGAGTGGCCGCTTCGACTGGCACAGCGACAAGTTCCCGCTGTTCGGCCAGAAGGTGCCGAGTTATGGCGGCCTCGAATGGTCGGGCAATTTCGGCGAATACGCGTTCCTCACCAGGCTCCGCGCCGAGCAACTGCGCGACATCGGACCAGCACTCTCGGCAACCTCGGCCGCCACTCTCGCCCAGGGCATCGAAACGCTGTCGTACCGGATGCAGGCGCACGTGGACAACGCGAGGACCGTGGCGACCTGGCTCGAGCAGGACCCGCGGATCGAGGCCGTCTATTGGGCGGGCCTTGAGTCGCACCCTCACCACGCTCGCGCCGAGAAGTACCTGCCGAAGGGCGCGGGCAGCGTGTTCAGCTTCGTGGTCAAGGGCGGACGCGCGGTCGGTCAGAAACTGATCGAATCCGTGGAACTCGCGAGCCACGTCGCCAACATCGGTGACACCAAAACGCTCATCATCCACCCCGCGTCAACGACGCACGCCCAGCTGACTGAGCAGCAGCTCATCGACGCCGGTGTGCTCCCCGGCGTCCTCAGGCTCAGCGTGGGTATCGAGGATGCCGACGACATAATTTATGATCTTGACCAGGCGCTCACGCGCGCCGTGGAGGCATAA
- a CDS encoding CoA-binding protein: MSDLVTTQLQNGLTCSLPSASPLAKLLKSQRTWVGPDAKERLSILRTAKSVAIVGASANPTRASYFVGTYLLQSSNYRVYFVNPNAGEILGHQAYPDLASLPEVPDIVDVFRKASDIPEVMNDVLAVGAKTVWVQLGIWNEEAARYGEEKGLTVVMDRCIKVEHARFHGGLNLFGFDTGQISSRKQLT, encoded by the coding sequence ATGTCGGATCTCGTTACCACCCAATTGCAGAACGGTCTCACCTGCTCGCTTCCCTCGGCCTCGCCGCTCGCGAAGCTGCTGAAGTCCCAGCGCACGTGGGTTGGCCCGGACGCGAAGGAGCGGCTCAGCATCCTCCGCACCGCGAAATCGGTTGCGATCGTCGGTGCGTCGGCGAACCCGACACGGGCCAGTTACTTCGTTGGCACCTACCTGCTCCAGTCGAGCAACTACCGCGTGTACTTCGTGAACCCGAACGCCGGGGAGATCCTCGGCCACCAGGCTTACCCCGACCTCGCTTCTCTGCCGGAGGTGCCCGACATCGTCGACGTCTTCCGCAAGGCGAGCGACATCCCCGAGGTCATGAACGATGTACTCGCCGTCGGAGCGAAGACCGTGTGGGTTCAGCTGGGGATCTGGAACGAGGAAGCCGCCCGCTACGGCGAGGAGAAAGGTCTTACCGTGGTCATGGACCGGTGCATCAAGGTCGAACACGCGCGGTTCCACGGCGGCCTCAACCTCTTCGGCTTCGACACGGGCCAGATCTCCTCGCGCAAGCAGCTCACCTGA
- a CDS encoding 4-(cytidine 5'-diphospho)-2-C-methyl-D-erythritol kinase: protein MTDPAGLHFAHARAPGKINLFLKVGQLQDDGYHELATAFQAVSLYEEVRAYPADDFSVSFTGTVDTTGLSTDGSNLAIKAARLLARKTGYTGGVRLEVEKNVPIAGGMGGGSADAAATLVACDALWGTEASREELVAMAAKLGADVPFALTGGTAIGTGRGDQLSPALAKGRFHWVLALAEFGMSTPDVYTALDRHREKHAQDIFPASLQPTVDADVLQALRAGDPRQLAEALRNDLQAPALGLAPGLGSILELGERVGALAGIVSGSGPTLAFLVPDADSALELQVELSASGLHALRVTGPVHGARLVQEW, encoded by the coding sequence ATGACGGATCCGGCAGGCCTCCACTTCGCTCACGCACGGGCACCGGGAAAGATCAACCTTTTCCTGAAGGTCGGCCAGCTGCAGGACGACGGATACCACGAACTCGCGACGGCATTCCAGGCGGTTTCGCTCTATGAAGAAGTGCGGGCATACCCGGCTGACGACTTCTCCGTCTCGTTCACGGGCACTGTGGATACGACGGGGCTCTCGACCGACGGATCCAACCTGGCGATCAAGGCTGCCCGCCTTCTGGCACGCAAAACCGGGTACACCGGCGGCGTTCGGCTTGAGGTCGAGAAGAACGTTCCGATCGCAGGCGGGATGGGTGGAGGCTCAGCAGACGCAGCAGCCACCCTTGTCGCGTGCGATGCGCTGTGGGGTACCGAAGCGTCGCGTGAAGAACTCGTGGCCATGGCAGCGAAGCTCGGAGCCGACGTTCCCTTTGCCCTCACCGGCGGAACCGCGATCGGCACTGGCCGTGGCGACCAGCTCAGCCCCGCACTCGCCAAGGGCCGCTTTCACTGGGTGCTCGCCCTTGCCGAGTTCGGCATGTCGACGCCCGACGTCTACACGGCGCTCGACCGCCACCGGGAAAAACATGCGCAGGACATCTTCCCGGCGTCGCTGCAGCCCACCGTCGACGCCGATGTCCTTCAGGCCCTCCGCGCCGGTGACCCGCGACAGCTCGCCGAGGCACTTCGCAACGACCTGCAGGCCCCGGCTCTCGGCCTCGCACCCGGCCTGGGGAGCATCCTGGAACTGGGAGAAAGGGTGGGCGCACTCGCCGGTATCGTCTCCGGATCGGGTCCGACCCTCGCATTTCTCGTTCCGGATGCCGACAGCGCCCTTGAACTGCAGGTGGAGCTCAGCGCGTCGGGGTTGCACGCGCTTCGGGTGACCGGCCCGGTGCACGGTGCCCGACTCGTGCAGGAGTGGTGA
- the metG gene encoding methionine--tRNA ligase: MASGNSFYITTPIFYVNDAPHIGHAYTEVAADVVARWHRQAGDDTWSLTGTDEHGEKILRTATANGTTPQKWADKLVTEAWKPLLETIDIQNDDFIRTTEERHESSVQLFLQRLYDDGYIYSGEYEALYCVGCEEFKPQSEIVNGTGPFEGQKVCAIHSKPLELLKEKNYFFRMSDFTERLLALYEERPDFVQPESARNEVIQFVRQGLSDLSISRSSFDWGVKVPWDDSHVVYVWFDALLNYITAVGYGQDEANFDRRWPATHIVGKDILRFHAVIWPAMLMAAGLEVPKQIFGHGWLLVGGEKMSKSKLTGIAPTEITDTFGSDAFRYYFLRAIAFGQDGSFSWEDLSARYQAELANGFGNLASRVVAMVTKYFDGVVPAPAEYTDVDLAIQAVVKKAADDADSSIDALAIHDALASIWTIVDELNGYITDSEPWALAKDPANAARLGTVLYTAVDGLRALAVLLSPVLPQATHKLWEALGAAEALGALVDQPIRDAGRFGQLPAGSTVSALQALFPRIEPAVA, encoded by the coding sequence ATGGCCAGCGGTAATTCCTTCTACATCACAACGCCCATCTTCTATGTGAACGATGCGCCCCACATCGGGCACGCATACACCGAGGTGGCCGCTGACGTGGTCGCGCGCTGGCACAGGCAGGCCGGCGACGACACCTGGTCGCTGACCGGAACCGATGAGCACGGCGAGAAGATCCTCCGCACGGCCACCGCAAACGGCACGACACCTCAGAAGTGGGCGGACAAGCTCGTCACGGAAGCATGGAAGCCGCTGCTCGAGACGATCGACATCCAGAACGACGACTTCATCCGCACCACGGAGGAACGCCACGAGTCGAGCGTGCAGCTCTTCCTGCAGCGGCTCTACGACGACGGTTACATCTACTCGGGCGAGTATGAGGCGCTCTACTGCGTCGGCTGCGAGGAGTTCAAGCCGCAGTCCGAGATCGTCAACGGCACCGGCCCGTTCGAAGGCCAGAAGGTGTGTGCGATCCACTCGAAGCCCCTCGAGCTGCTCAAGGAGAAGAACTACTTCTTCCGGATGAGCGACTTCACCGAGCGCCTGCTCGCCCTCTACGAGGAGCGCCCCGACTTCGTCCAGCCCGAGTCGGCGCGCAACGAGGTCATCCAGTTCGTCCGCCAGGGACTGAGCGACCTGTCGATCTCCCGCTCGAGCTTCGACTGGGGCGTCAAAGTCCCGTGGGACGACAGCCACGTCGTCTACGTCTGGTTCGATGCGCTGCTCAACTACATCACCGCGGTCGGCTACGGGCAGGACGAAGCAAACTTCGACCGGCGCTGGCCCGCGACACACATCGTTGGTAAAGACATCCTCCGCTTCCACGCGGTGATCTGGCCTGCGATGCTCATGGCCGCCGGACTCGAGGTCCCGAAACAGATCTTCGGCCACGGCTGGCTGCTCGTCGGTGGCGAAAAGATGTCCAAGTCGAAGCTGACGGGCATCGCGCCGACGGAGATCACCGACACCTTCGGTTCGGATGCCTTCCGGTACTACTTCCTTCGCGCCATCGCCTTCGGCCAGGACGGCTCGTTCAGCTGGGAAGACCTGTCCGCCAGGTACCAGGCCGAGCTGGCCAACGGATTCGGGAACCTCGCATCGCGGGTCGTCGCGATGGTCACCAAGTACTTCGACGGAGTCGTGCCTGCCCCGGCCGAGTACACCGACGTCGACCTGGCTATCCAGGCGGTAGTGAAGAAGGCAGCCGACGATGCCGACAGCTCGATCGACGCCCTCGCGATCCACGACGCGCTCGCGTCGATCTGGACGATCGTCGATGAGCTCAACGGATACATCACCGACTCGGAGCCGTGGGCCCTCGCCAAGGACCCGGCGAACGCCGCGCGCCTCGGCACCGTGCTGTACACGGCTGTCGACGGCTTGCGTGCTCTTGCCGTCCTGCTCTCGCCCGTGTTGCCGCAGGCGACGCACAAGCTGTGGGAGGCGCTTGGCGCGGCGGAGGCGCTCGGCGCGCTCGTCGACCAGCCCATTCGCGATGCGGGCCGCTTCGGCCAGTTGCCCGCTGGCAGCACTGTCTCGGCGCTCCAGGCGCTGTTCCCTCGCATTGAACCGGCCGTCGCGTAG
- a CDS encoding YeiH family protein: MAMTTTEKRPVWLPGLAVAALAAVIAWTLSTLIPAVPLLTAAVVLGILVAQVPAAKPLVRGTLAPGLALSARRLMRIGVVLLGLKLSLFDVASLGWGVFLSTVAIVLITFGGTWLLGRAFRLPGHEPLLIATGFAICGASAIGAMSGVVRAKTSEQAQPVALVTLCGTLAIAVLPALWHPLGLDNLQFGHWVGASVHDVGQVVATAQVAGGGALAVALVVKLTRVVMLAPIVAVAGVVERRRFRANPESSRPPLVPLFVVGFIAAILARTFLDIPDVVLATADTVQTALLAMALFGLGAAVDVKKLVTTGWRTLVVGLLSWALIAALALAAIHLFS, translated from the coding sequence ATGGCGATGACGACCACCGAAAAACGACCGGTATGGCTCCCGGGGCTGGCTGTGGCCGCACTTGCCGCTGTCATTGCGTGGACCCTGTCGACGCTCATTCCCGCGGTACCGCTCCTGACCGCCGCGGTCGTGCTCGGGATCCTCGTCGCCCAGGTGCCCGCCGCGAAGCCGCTGGTCCGCGGCACGCTCGCGCCAGGACTCGCCCTGTCCGCCAGACGGCTCATGCGCATCGGCGTTGTGCTGCTCGGCCTCAAGCTCAGCCTCTTCGATGTCGCGTCACTCGGCTGGGGCGTGTTCCTGTCGACCGTAGCCATCGTGCTGATCACGTTCGGCGGCACCTGGCTGCTCGGTCGCGCCTTCAGGCTGCCCGGGCACGAGCCCCTGCTCATCGCGACAGGCTTCGCCATCTGCGGGGCGAGCGCGATCGGGGCCATGTCCGGCGTCGTGAGGGCGAAGACCTCAGAGCAGGCGCAGCCCGTCGCGCTCGTCACCCTCTGCGGAACCCTCGCCATCGCCGTCCTGCCCGCCCTGTGGCATCCGCTCGGCCTCGATAACCTGCAGTTCGGGCACTGGGTCGGGGCCAGCGTGCACGACGTCGGCCAGGTCGTCGCGACGGCCCAGGTCGCCGGCGGTGGCGCGCTCGCCGTCGCGCTCGTCGTCAAACTCACTCGCGTGGTGATGCTCGCGCCGATCGTCGCCGTTGCCGGCGTTGTGGAACGCCGCCGCTTTCGGGCGAACCCTGAGTCGTCCAGGCCGCCACTCGTCCCCCTGTTCGTCGTCGGGTTCATCGCCGCGATTCTCGCTCGCACCTTCCTCGACATCCCCGACGTCGTGCTCGCTACCGCCGACACCGTACAGACCGCACTTCTCGCCATGGCGCTCTTCGGCCTCGGTGCCGCTGTCGACGTGAAGAAACTGGTCACGACCGGGTGGCGCACCCTCGTCGTCGGCCTGCTCTCCTGGGCACTCATTGCGGCCCTCGCGCTCGCCGCAATACACCTCTTCTCCTGA
- a CDS encoding dolichyl-phosphate-mannose--protein mannosyltransferase has translation MVSVPSRESFTHLVNGGTTGDPDAVEPRGSRLDDWWGRLLSTPGRRRLWYWGGPILVTLLAAVLRLWNLGTPHALVFDETFYVKDAWTLLHHGYESAWPPEADTDFNAGRVDGFLTDPSYVVHPPLGKWIIALGLAVFGAADSVGWRISTALLGTLAVLLLTLVARKLLASTFLAVVAGFLFAIDGHAIVMSRVAILDNSLMFFALLGFGFVLADRGWHESRLTARTAERRSAGAAPEWGPVIWWRPWLVAAGVAFGLAAGVKWSGFYFLAAFGLYLIVVDALARRRLGLPAWFSASVLTQGPVTFLLLVPISLLTYLSSWIGWFVTDNGYYRHWAEQPGNAWTGPFSWVPSVWQSFLFYQQSIYNFHVGLAAPHPYSANPLGWLAMIRPTSMWYASPATGDDGCQFAPCSQAITSIANPLIWWAAVAATLYLVYRLIRRREWTVGLILTGAAAGYLPWLMYTQRTVFQFYTIAFEPYLILALTFVIGLIIGRRNDPQYERTRGLGVTGVFLALAALLSAFWYPLWSATTVPFWFWQLHSWLPTWV, from the coding sequence ATGGTGTCCGTCCCGTCCCGCGAGTCCTTCACCCACCTGGTGAACGGTGGGACTACGGGAGACCCTGACGCTGTCGAGCCACGCGGATCCCGCCTCGATGACTGGTGGGGACGCCTCCTGTCCACGCCAGGCCGACGACGGTTGTGGTACTGGGGCGGGCCGATCCTGGTCACTCTTCTCGCCGCGGTCCTCCGACTGTGGAACCTCGGCACACCGCACGCCCTGGTCTTCGACGAGACCTTCTACGTGAAGGACGCCTGGACTCTGCTCCACCACGGCTACGAGTCAGCGTGGCCGCCCGAGGCCGATACCGATTTCAACGCGGGCAGGGTGGACGGGTTCCTCACCGACCCGTCATATGTCGTGCACCCCCCGCTCGGGAAGTGGATCATCGCCCTCGGTCTCGCCGTGTTCGGGGCGGCAGACAGCGTCGGCTGGCGCATCTCGACCGCTCTCCTCGGCACGCTCGCCGTTCTCCTGCTCACCCTCGTCGCGCGGAAACTGCTCGCATCCACGTTCCTCGCCGTAGTCGCTGGCTTCCTCTTTGCGATCGACGGGCACGCGATCGTCATGTCGCGGGTAGCGATCCTCGACAACTCGCTGATGTTCTTCGCGCTGCTCGGCTTCGGCTTTGTCCTCGCGGATCGCGGCTGGCATGAGTCCCGGCTCACCGCACGCACAGCCGAGCGACGTTCGGCCGGGGCCGCACCCGAGTGGGGACCGGTGATCTGGTGGCGACCCTGGCTCGTCGCCGCCGGCGTCGCGTTCGGCCTCGCGGCCGGTGTGAAGTGGTCAGGCTTTTACTTCCTCGCCGCATTCGGCCTCTACCTCATCGTCGTCGACGCGCTCGCGCGCCGCCGGCTCGGACTGCCCGCGTGGTTTTCGGCATCCGTGCTCACCCAGGGACCAGTGACATTCCTGCTGCTCGTGCCGATTTCGCTGCTGACCTACCTCTCCAGCTGGATCGGCTGGTTCGTCACTGACAACGGGTACTACCGGCACTGGGCCGAGCAGCCTGGGAACGCCTGGACCGGCCCATTCTCCTGGGTGCCGTCGGTCTGGCAGAGCTTCCTCTTCTACCAGCAGTCGATCTACAATTTCCATGTCGGCCTTGCCGCCCCGCATCCGTACTCCGCGAATCCCCTCGGCTGGCTCGCCATGATCCGCCCGACGAGCATGTGGTACGCCTCGCCAGCGACCGGGGACGACGGCTGCCAGTTCGCCCCGTGCTCGCAGGCCATCACGTCGATCGCCAACCCGCTGATCTGGTGGGCGGCCGTGGCCGCCACGCTGTACCTCGTCTACCGGCTGATCCGACGCAGGGAGTGGACGGTTGGCCTCATCCTCACCGGCGCCGCCGCGGGATACCTGCCGTGGCTCATGTACACCCAGCGCACGGTGTTCCAGTTCTACACGATCGCGTTCGAGCCATACCTCATCCTCGCCCTCACCTTCGTGATCGGGCTCATCATCGGGAGAAGGAACGATCCGCAGTATGAGCGCACCAGGGGCCTCGGCGTGACCGGGGTGTTCCTCGCGCTCGCCGCGCTCCTCAGCGCCTTCTGGTACCCGCTCTGGTCCGCGACCACTGTGCCGTTCTGGTTCTGGCAACTTCACTCCTGGCTTCCGACATGGGTGTGA
- the rsmI gene encoding 16S rRNA (cytidine(1402)-2'-O)-methyltransferase — MIILAATPIGNLGDASKRLVDALSTAEVVAAEDTRTTIKLLKGLGIAHKPRLVSLHEHNEREKSAELVESARNADLLVLSDAGMPTVSDPGYHLVVAAVDAGVGVTVIPGPSAVITALAVSGLPTDRFSFEGFLPRKQGDRLTTLRALEHERRTMVFFESPNRLAASLADVASVFGADRRTVVCRELTKMFEEVKRGTAAELAEWATAGVRGEICIVIAGAEKREFSLHDGVVEVPERVSPGERLKDAAGSVSEATGLSKRELYQAALAVKN, encoded by the coding sequence ATGATCATCCTCGCTGCGACCCCGATCGGAAACCTCGGGGACGCGTCCAAACGGCTCGTCGACGCGCTCAGCACGGCGGAGGTCGTGGCCGCCGAAGACACACGCACGACCATCAAGCTCCTCAAGGGCCTCGGCATCGCCCACAAGCCGCGTCTGGTCAGCCTGCACGAGCACAACGAACGCGAGAAGTCCGCTGAACTCGTCGAGTCCGCCCGCAACGCTGACCTTCTGGTGCTCAGCGACGCCGGAATGCCGACGGTGTCGGATCCCGGCTACCACCTCGTCGTCGCGGCCGTCGACGCCGGGGTCGGCGTCACCGTGATTCCCGGGCCGAGTGCCGTCATCACGGCGCTCGCCGTCTCGGGGCTGCCGACGGACCGGTTCAGCTTCGAGGGTTTCCTCCCGCGCAAGCAGGGTGACCGGCTGACGACACTGCGGGCGCTCGAACACGAGCGCCGCACCATGGTGTTCTTTGAGTCACCGAACCGGCTGGCGGCCTCGCTCGCCGACGTGGCATCCGTTTTCGGCGCTGACCGGCGCACGGTTGTCTGCCGCGAACTCACGAAGATGTTCGAGGAGGTCAAGCGCGGAACAGCCGCTGAGCTTGCCGAGTGGGCAACGGCCGGGGTCCGGGGCGAGATCTGCATCGTGATCGCCGGGGCCGAAAAGCGCGAGTTCAGCCTGCACGACGGTGTCGTCGAGGTGCCCGAGCGCGTGAGCCCGGGGGAGCGGTTGAAGGATGCCGCAGGCTCGGTGTCCGAGGCGACAGGGCTCAGCAAGCGCGAGCTGTACCAGGCGGCGCTCGCCGTGAAGAACTGA
- a CDS encoding TatD family hydrolase — protein MTDPVHVRTRDAGERRDRSYPPLPESLAVGVYDNHTHLEIADGDVALDYREQLDRASSVGVRGVVQVGTDVATSIWSAETAAIEPRMLAAVAIHPNEAPVLERAGTLDDALATIAELATRPRVRAIGETGLDFYRTADDGRAAQYASFEAHIQMAKDNDLALQIHDRDAHAEVIATLKRVGAPERTVFHCFSGDRELAEICTENGWHMSFAGTATFKNAANLRDALEVAPRSLLLIETDAPYLTPMPYRGRPNAPYLIPHTLRSIAETLGTDPSMLAAQISSNTEYVYGHWDDEPVVSPPHPYEDVPA, from the coding sequence ATGACCGATCCCGTCCACGTACGTACGCGCGACGCCGGTGAGCGGCGAGACCGAAGCTACCCACCGCTTCCGGAGAGCCTCGCGGTCGGGGTCTACGACAACCACACCCATCTCGAAATCGCCGACGGTGATGTCGCGCTCGATTACCGGGAACAGCTCGACCGCGCCTCGAGCGTCGGCGTGCGCGGAGTCGTGCAGGTCGGTACGGATGTCGCGACGTCGATCTGGAGCGCCGAAACCGCGGCGATCGAGCCTCGCATGCTCGCCGCCGTCGCCATTCACCCCAATGAGGCTCCGGTGCTCGAGCGGGCTGGCACGCTCGACGACGCTCTCGCAACGATTGCCGAGCTGGCGACCCGTCCGCGGGTCAGGGCGATCGGTGAGACCGGACTCGATTTCTATCGAACCGCGGACGACGGACGTGCGGCCCAGTACGCGTCATTCGAGGCGCACATCCAGATGGCGAAGGACAACGACCTCGCGCTCCAGATTCACGACCGGGACGCACACGCCGAAGTGATCGCCACCCTCAAGCGCGTTGGAGCGCCCGAGCGCACGGTCTTCCATTGCTTCTCCGGCGACCGCGAACTCGCCGAGATCTGCACCGAGAACGGCTGGCACATGTCGTTTGCCGGGACGGCGACATTCAAGAACGCCGCGAACCTGAGGGATGCCCTCGAGGTCGCTCCGCGCAGCCTGCTGCTCATTGAGACGGATGCCCCCTACCTGACACCGATGCCGTATCGCGGCCGGCCGAACGCGCCGTACCTGATCCCGCACACGCTGCGATCCATCGCTGAGACGCTCGGCACCGACCCGTCGATGCTCGCAGCGCAGATTTCGTCGAACACGGAATACGTGTACGGCCACTGGGACGACGAACCCGTCGTCTCCCCGCCACACCCCTATGAGGATGTACCCGCATGA
- the rsmA gene encoding 16S rRNA (adenine(1518)-N(6)/adenine(1519)-N(6))-dimethyltransferase RsmA: MTLLGPAEIRDLAELLDVQPTKKLGQNFVVDANTVRRIVKVAKVAAGEHVVEVGPGLGSLTLGLLEVGASVVAVEIDSRLAGQLPRTVELMQPDADLTVISADAMRITELPGDPTRLVANLPYNISVPVLLHLLEHFPSITAGVVMVQAEVGHRLAAEPGSKVYGSPSVKASWYGHWRTAGNVSRQVFWPVPNVDSVLVAFERRTDAIGTEEERLTTFQLVDAAFQQRRKMLRQSLGQVLGGSQAATDAMVAAGIAPTARGEELTVHDFLAIARNVRTDAPDWAAH; the protein is encoded by the coding sequence ATGACGCTTCTTGGCCCCGCCGAGATCCGCGACCTCGCTGAACTTCTCGATGTTCAGCCCACCAAGAAGCTCGGCCAGAACTTCGTCGTCGATGCCAACACCGTCCGCCGCATCGTCAAAGTCGCGAAGGTGGCAGCGGGGGAGCACGTCGTCGAGGTCGGCCCAGGTCTCGGATCGCTCACGCTTGGCCTCCTCGAGGTCGGGGCGAGCGTCGTCGCCGTGGAGATCGATTCCCGCCTCGCCGGGCAGTTGCCGCGGACCGTCGAGCTGATGCAGCCCGACGCCGATCTCACGGTTATCAGTGCAGACGCCATGCGGATCACCGAGCTGCCCGGAGACCCGACCCGGCTCGTTGCCAACCTGCCGTACAACATCTCGGTCCCGGTGCTGCTGCACCTGCTCGAGCACTTCCCGTCGATCACCGCTGGTGTCGTTATGGTCCAGGCTGAGGTCGGTCACCGGCTCGCCGCTGAGCCCGGCTCGAAGGTGTACGGCAGCCCGAGCGTCAAGGCATCCTGGTACGGCCACTGGCGTACGGCGGGCAACGTGTCTCGCCAGGTCTTCTGGCCAGTGCCCAACGTCGACTCGGTGCTCGTTGCCTTCGAGCGGCGAACGGATGCCATCGGCACCGAAGAAGAACGACTCACGACCTTCCAGCTCGTCGACGCCGCCTTCCAGCAGAGGCGCAAGATGCTTCGCCAGTCGCTCGGCCAGGTGCTCGGCGGTTCGCAGGCCGCAACGGACGCCATGGTGGCCGCCGGCATCGCGCCGACGGCACGCGGCGAAGAACTCACCGTTCACGATTTCCTCGCGATCGCGCGGAATGTGCGCACCGACGCTCCCGACTGGGCAGCTCACTAG